From the genome of Flavobacterium luteolum, one region includes:
- a CDS encoding PD-(D/E)XK nuclease family protein, giving the protein MVNDSFLQKIASIVIQDYVGELSEITIILPNKRAKVFLIEALKNATSKTIIAPQITSIEDFVQDVASIRSIDSIELLFEFYEVYLSITEKNNQQSFELFANWAKTLLQDFNEIDRYLLDPSHVLSYLKDIEDIKRWGLEVDQKTKLLENYIDFWKLLPIYYESLYNHLLFKSIGYQGLIYREAVNNLNHFSNTIGNRTFIFAGFNALNAAEEKIVQHLLALDQAKIYWDADQSFLNDPYHDAGLFLRRFKESWKHYKSNVFEWIVDDFSEPKNIQVIGTPKTIGQAKLAGSIIENLIDQNPDAALDKVAVVLGEENLLVPVLYSLPASVGALNITMGYSGKNNPSQIFVAKLFKMHTNALSRKGGSYVFYYKDVLDILTHPLVEPYANAQRLVRIIKENNYTFITHHKILELHPEPSNFFNLLFEKWESGSIAVLKNISALLIVIKEHFSNDNEEEKIAKTFVYGVFKVINKLINYYSKHHHIDNIDTLHSIYKQIIDLAEVSFEGEPLRGLQIMGVLESRVLDFETVIITSMNEGKFPAGKSQNSFIPYDVKRELGLPTFKEKDAIYTYHFYHLLQRAKNIYLIYNTENDGLDAGERSRFITQLEVEKKSRHNLTFDIYNPELPNTAYEPISVPKSDLVMERLKEIAVNGFSPSALTSYIRNPIEFYFQKILRIREVEEVEENIALNTLGTIIHETLKALYEPFIGKFISETDLLNCFKLLDDEVLKQFKLVYKEGEIKKGRNLLAFEVAKRNVSNFLKMELEFIKNNEAIQIIALEQTFEREFVHPKLPFPVLIKGNVDRIERRDGRIRIIDYKTGKVEKANVILKTWSGLTQELKNDKIIQVLAYAYMFEREAGGLPIEVGIISFKNLKSGFLPFGFKEEKDLNIVVTPEILSSYLEEIANLLSEIFDSNIPFEERV; this is encoded by the coding sequence ATGGTAAATGATTCTTTTCTTCAAAAAATTGCCTCTATCGTAATTCAGGATTATGTAGGGGAACTTTCAGAAATAACTATAATTCTTCCTAATAAAAGGGCAAAAGTTTTCTTGATTGAAGCGCTTAAAAATGCAACTTCAAAAACTATAATTGCGCCACAGATTACTAGTATAGAAGATTTTGTTCAAGATGTCGCGTCAATTCGTTCTATTGATTCGATCGAGCTTTTGTTCGAATTCTATGAGGTATATTTATCCATTACAGAAAAAAATAACCAGCAGTCATTTGAGTTGTTTGCAAATTGGGCTAAAACCCTTTTGCAGGATTTTAATGAAATTGACCGATATCTTTTAGATCCTTCACATGTATTATCTTATCTAAAAGATATTGAAGATATAAAAAGATGGGGGCTTGAAGTGGATCAAAAAACAAAGCTTTTAGAGAATTATATTGATTTCTGGAAATTACTCCCGATTTATTATGAGTCTTTATATAATCATTTACTGTTCAAATCGATTGGATATCAAGGGCTGATTTATCGAGAAGCGGTAAATAACCTGAATCATTTTTCAAATACAATCGGAAATCGCACTTTTATTTTTGCTGGATTCAATGCTTTGAATGCTGCTGAAGAAAAAATTGTGCAACATTTATTGGCGCTAGATCAAGCAAAAATTTATTGGGATGCAGATCAGTCATTTCTAAATGATCCGTATCACGATGCGGGGCTCTTTTTAAGGCGTTTTAAAGAAAGCTGGAAACATTATAAGTCAAATGTTTTTGAGTGGATCGTTGATGATTTTTCAGAGCCAAAAAACATTCAGGTTATTGGAACTCCTAAAACAATTGGACAAGCTAAATTGGCTGGCAGTATAATTGAAAATTTAATCGATCAAAATCCTGATGCTGCTTTAGATAAAGTTGCAGTTGTGCTTGGCGAGGAAAACTTATTAGTTCCGGTTTTGTATTCGCTTCCTGCTTCAGTTGGAGCGCTAAATATTACAATGGGATATTCGGGAAAGAATAATCCTTCGCAGATTTTTGTTGCTAAATTATTTAAAATGCATACCAATGCACTTTCCAGAAAAGGCGGAAGTTATGTTTTTTACTATAAAGATGTTCTTGATATTTTAACGCATCCTTTGGTTGAGCCTTATGCAAATGCACAAAGGTTGGTAAGAATTATTAAAGAGAATAATTATACGTTTATTACGCATCATAAAATTCTGGAACTTCATCCGGAACCTTCGAATTTTTTTAATTTATTATTTGAAAAATGGGAGAGTGGATCTATTGCAGTTTTAAAGAATATTTCGGCTTTACTAATTGTGATAAAGGAACATTTTAGTAATGATAATGAAGAAGAAAAAATTGCCAAAACTTTTGTTTATGGCGTTTTTAAGGTAATTAATAAGCTAATAAATTATTATTCAAAACATCATCATATTGATAATATTGATACACTGCATTCAATTTATAAGCAAATTATAGATTTGGCAGAAGTGTCTTTTGAGGGTGAACCGTTAAGGGGTTTGCAGATTATGGGAGTTTTAGAGAGTCGTGTTTTAGATTTTGAAACGGTGATTATAACTTCTATGAACGAAGGGAAATTTCCTGCTGGAAAATCTCAGAATTCATTTATTCCCTATGATGTTAAAAGAGAGTTGGGACTTCCAACATTTAAAGAAAAAGATGCGATTTATACGTATCACTTTTATCATTTGCTTCAAAGAGCAAAAAATATTTATTTGATTTATAATACAGAAAATGACGGATTGGATGCTGGTGAAAGAAGCCGTTTTATTACGCAGTTAGAAGTTGAAAAAAAATCACGTCATAATCTTACTTTTGATATCTATAATCCAGAATTGCCAAATACAGCATACGAACCAATCTCTGTTCCTAAATCTGATTTGGTAATGGAACGGTTGAAAGAAATTGCCGTTAATGGCTTTTCGCCGTCTGCATTGACTAGTTATATTAGAAATCCGATTGAGTTTTATTTTCAAAAAATATTAAGAATTCGTGAAGTGGAAGAGGTTGAAGAAAATATAGCCTTGAATACTTTGGGGACGATTATTCATGAAACTTTAAAAGCGCTATACGAACCTTTTATAGGGAAATTTATTTCGGAGACGGATCTTCTCAATTGTTTCAAATTATTGGATGACGAAGTTTTAAAGCAATTTAAACTAGTTTACAAGGAAGGAGAAATCAAAAAAGGACGAAATCTTCTGGCTTTTGAAGTAGCAAAACGAAACGTTTCTAATTTTTTGAAAATGGAATTAGAGTTTATAAAGAATAATGAAGCAATTCAGATTATTGCATTAGAACAAACTTTTGAGCGCGAGTTTGTTCATCCGAAACTGCCATTTCCTGTTTTGATTAAAGGAAATGTCGATCGTATTGAACGCCGAGACGGAAGAATTAGAATTATTGATTATAAGACAGGAAAAGTTGAGAAAGCTAATGTTATCTTGAAAACATGGAGCGGATTGACTCAAGAGCTTAAAAATGATAAAATAATTCAAGTTTTAGCGTATGCCTATATGTTTGAAAGAGAAGCAGGCGGACTTCCAATTGAAGTTGGTATTATTTCATTCAAAAACTTAAAATCTGGTTTTTTACCTTTTGGTTTTAAAGAAGAAAAAGATTTAAATATTGTAGTAACGCCCGAGATATTGAGTTCTTACTTAGAAGAAATTGCCAATTTGCTCAGTGAAATTTTTGACAGTAATATCCCTTTTGAGGAGAGAGTATAA